From Proteiniborus sp. MB09-C3, the proteins below share one genomic window:
- a CDS encoding DUF1905 domain-containing protein gives MSKVYEFEAEIKKVPDIDGAYIEIPFDVKVEFGKGRVPVYATFDDEPYEGSLVRMKTPCHIIGIRKDIRAKIGKQPGDTIRVTITERKVKR, from the coding sequence ATGAGCAAAGTATACGAGTTTGAGGCTGAAATAAAAAAAGTGCCTGACATTGATGGTGCATATATTGAAATACCATTTGACGTAAAGGTGGAGTTCGGGAAAGGACGTGTGCCTGTTTATGCTACATTCGATGATGAGCCATATGAAGGCAGTTTAGTCAGAATGAAAACACCTTGCCATATCATAGGAATTAGAAAAGATATTCGAGCAAAAATTGGCAAGCAGCCAGGAGATACTATTAGAGTTACAATAACAGAAAGAAAAGTGAAAAGATAG
- a CDS encoding acetylglutamate kinase encodes MYTSFNCICSSAVNLINHIRMLWEQHGAWTRMAIISIVFGLPDEDPTVKRLLRNPTDFANALRPFYGDIIATRFEKLLTYHLTIAAELIKAAKAGDSQKAEDAEKRWYKNADDIAALLGYINPYWSEKNWREMLHEHLAFVKAEAVYMLNKEYQKSIDTYDKMEIQILQMADMMAKGIICQFACYFCC; translated from the coding sequence ATGTACACTTCATTTAACTGTATTTGTAGTTCAGCAGTAAATCTAATAAACCATATCCGCATGCTTTGGGAGCAACATGGTGCCTGGACAAGGATGGCTATAATAAGCATTGTCTTTGGATTGCCAGATGAAGATCCCACTGTTAAACGACTTCTTCGAAATCCAACTGATTTTGCGAATGCTTTAAGGCCCTTCTACGGAGATATTATTGCTACAAGATTTGAAAAATTATTAACATATCATCTTACTATTGCAGCAGAGCTAATTAAAGCTGCTAAAGCAGGTGACAGTCAAAAAGCAGAAGATGCTGAAAAAAGATGGTATAAAAATGCAGACGATATAGCAGCTTTGCTTGGTTACATTAATCCATATTGGTCAGAAAAGAATTGGAGAGAAATGCTGCATGAACATCTAGCCTTTGTAAAAGCTGAAGCCGTCTATATGCTTAATAAGGAATATCAGAAAAGTATAGACACATATGATAAAATGGAGATTCAGATATTACAAATGGCAGATATGATGGCTAAAGGAATTATTTGTCAGTTTGCATGCTATTTTTGTTGTTAA